TGTCGGCGTTGTATCAAAGGCGCCAACCTCACAGGGCCTTTTCAAGATGGGCTCATCGGATCTCCTTTCCACTATCGCCAAGAATGAaaactctttcttttcctcgcACCCACTCGAATTTGGACCAGACGCAGGCGTCAACGTGGGCACAATAAATCTTCGAAAGACATTAATGCGTGTTTTGGAACAGACCATGTCATCTAGCCTACAGAGCACAAGTGACGCCATTAGACAAGAATTGGAGGAGGCCACATACGAGTTCAAGGTCCAGTACAACGATCGCCCGCTCTCTGCCGAATCTTACCTTGCCGAGAGTCTCGATGCCTTCAAGCATTCCTTCAAACAGTTTACTGAGGGGTTCGGGCGCCCAGAAATGCACGAGCTTTTGAAAAGTGAGCTTGATCAAAAAGTGCTGGACTTGCTGGCTTCACGATACTGGAATAAGCCAGTGACGGACCTGGCGCCGGCGAAATATGATCTCGATAACATTGCCGACCTCCCCAAGGCTGATCCCGACTCTCTTTACTGGCGTCGTCAGCTCGACGCTTCGACATCTGCCCTCACCAAACTTGGAGTTGGGCGTTTAGCAACAACGGTCATCGcctcatctcttcaagctcacGTTGACAAGTTACTGACCAACTCGAGCTTTGTGAGCCATCCCTTTGCAAAGAAGGCTATAATTGAAGCCGCGTCGACGATCTTGAACGAGAGGTTCTACAGCACCAGTGATCAGGTCGAGAACTGCATCAAGCCCTTCAAATTCGACATCGAGATTGACGAAAGAGAGTGGAATCACGGCCGTGAGCATGTCGGCAGtgtgctgaagaaggaaCTGCAAGACTGCGAGGCCGCGCTGGTCAGTTTAGAACCTGCCGTGGGTGGACGAAGGAAATTAAAGGAGGTCATGGCCTTTATAGATAAGGCGCGAAAAGGCGACATCATCGTAGAGGGCGATGGCCGAAGCGGTGCAGGAGGATTCAGCGCTGCTCTCCTAAGTAAAGGTAATTTCTGCCCTCACTCCCCAAAATGCTGTTCATACGCATGGTTTGTAATTTCTAACATCGATATAGGCAGAGAAGCTGTCTTCCTTCGAGACAGGgccgacatcatcaagatgCGAATGCTTGCCGTCAAAGCCAAGCAGTGCAACAATCCCAAGAACAAGTATTACTGTCCCGAGGTCTTTTtagatgctgcagcaaccAAACTGGCTTCCACAGCTGTTCTCTTCCTGAACGTGGAGCTGCTTTCCGAATTCTACTACAACTTCCCGCGTGAATTGGATCTTCGTCTTGGACGACACTTGTCCGCGGATGAAGTCGAGAAATTCGCCAAGGAAGATCCCAAGATCCGCCGACATCTTGATGTCATCCGGAAGAAGGAGCTCTTGGAGTTGgtgcttgagaagatggacagcCTGCGACAACTAGAAGGAAGGGACAGGGAGCATGGAACAAacggaagaagaggatcgGCGAATAAGGACCGAGGACGCTGGGGGCTCTTTTAAGCCTGCCATGACAAAACCCCAGATTGCAGGCATTCTGCACAGGTTAGCTATGACTTGTTTGACTTATGAACTTGAATGTGTGGTGGCGATATCTCTCCACTAAGTTATGATTGCTCATTATGCTTGATTGATTACCTATATAAACTATGTCTATGCTTCAATCTATGTACTTAGTCTAGTTCAACAACACAGAGCGCTGAGGAAAAGGAAGTGTGTCATCCTGACAATTCCTTTGATATCAAATAGTAGCATCAACAGTCGTTTCTAGAGTCACTTCCCACCTCACGTTACCTCCAGTCCCATAACCCTCTCCTAATCTGTTTTGGATCAAGGCTGAGATGCGATTGCGCAGCTTTCCCAGTGCGAGCTCATCTAACCCATTcgtgatgatgacttttAGGTTGGCCATGCACAGGCCATAGTGAACCTGCCAGAATTGAGCACCGTCTACACGGGCAATGCCTGACTCGGATTCAATCTCACGGAGGACGGCCGTTACGCCAACGTCACCCTTGTTCCCGCCATAGCTCATAAGGAGCATCAGTCCCTGAGCAACAGCAACACGCATGCCTAAACTAAACATTGCAAGGGAAATGACGGCGCAGATTAGCCGGTCAAGCCAGTCATACAAGGAAATGGATAACAGAGGCAGTAACGAAAtcaaggcggagaagaagagggtgagGAAGTGGAAAGGGTTGGAGAGGATGCTGGGCAGAGTAGACAGATAGGACACTCTCATAACTTTGGCAATGCGCGCATGGTTCTTCAGTCCATAGGCAGATACGAGCGTGCTCGCAATGGCAGCCGCCGACACAAGGTCAAGAGAGCCTGTAGAGATTCGATCGTGTTCGTGTTCGTGGTGAGCTTCGTGGTTACCGACAGATTCGAGAATGTGTTTTAGATTGTGCGAGAGGAGATCAAAGCCGCcgaaaagcaagaaaataGACATGGCG
Above is a genomic segment from Trichoderma breve strain T069 chromosome 6, whole genome shotgun sequence containing:
- a CDS encoding cation efflux family domain-containing protein, with protein sequence MSSESEPLQNGSQGGASPNPFNFQTQVISTTPVKSNVGQRRGHRYKHSSVSAQHQIFQEPPPRPPPVLPASLPTPTIKEAWKSLQRDQRMRLYWGLCHVAIAIFIFYRSGGSLAAMALSHLVFFDAGSAAVCVVVDVLGNFEVWRRSSIRHPFGLERAEILAGFAMSIFLLFGGFDLLSHNLKHILESVGNHEAHHEHEHDRISTGSLDLVSAAAIASTLVSAYGLKNHARIAKVMRVSYLSTLPSILSNPFHFLTLFFSALISLLPLLSISLYDWLDRLICAVISLAMFSLGMRVAVAQGLMLLMSYGGNKGDVGVTAVLREIESESGIARVDGAQFWQVHYGLCMANLKVIITNGLDELALGKLRNRISALIQNRLGEGYGTGGNVRWEVTLETTVDATI
- a CDS encoding dynamin family domain-containing protein, whose translation is MSGRFLAASLRPVAARNTSAATSVRHLHRFPTGGLLRADAAIRETRRRMWFGGNAFHNQVIVRNASFVRFLPKLVVKFARIPAMFGGLAIGTFAWVQYQATQAGNYAISIFHDTLDTVTGTASSIYGSAKDVADQTRQGWENTKERVEVPAWLKKMLGTPEASGSGGSGGPNGDPKHSKVGAAAAVGASAAAVGYDKSDDEDPRDSLQSSKDDQMMVLTKKMIEIRSILQKVGQSSSLTLPSIVVIGSQSSGKSSVLEAIVGHEFLPKGNNMVTRRPIELTLVNTPDSPEEYGEFPDLGLRKISDFSSIQRTLTELNLAVSDAECVSHDPIHLTIYSRNVPDLSLIDLPGYIQVVGQNQPLQLKQKISELCDKYIQPPNVILAISAADVDLANSAALRASRRVDPRGERTIGVITKMDLVDPARGATILNDTQYPLRLGYVGVVSKAPTSQGLFKMGSSDLLSTIAKNENSFFSSHPLEFGPDAGVNVGTINLRKTLMRVLEQTMSSSLQSTSDAIRQELEEATYEFKVQYNDRPLSAESYLAESLDAFKHSFKQFTEGFGRPEMHELLKSELDQKVLDLLASRYWNKPVTDLAPAKYDLDNIADLPKADPDSLYWRRQLDASTSALTKLGVGRLATTVIASSLQAHVDKLLTNSSFVSHPFAKKAIIEAASTILNERFYSTSDQVENCIKPFKFDIEIDEREWNHGREHVGSVLKKELQDCEAALVSLEPAVGGRRKLKEVMAFIDKARKGDIIVEGDGRSGAGGFSAALLSKGREAVFLRDRADIIKMRMLAVKAKQCNNPKNKYYCPEVFLDAAATKLASTAVLFLNVELLSEFYYNFPRELDLRLGRHLSADEVEKFAKEDPKIRRHLDVIRKKELLELVLEKMDSLRQLEGRDREHGTNGRRGSANKDRGRWGLF